A section of the Carya illinoinensis cultivar Pawnee chromosome 12, C.illinoinensisPawnee_v1, whole genome shotgun sequence genome encodes:
- the LOC122289254 gene encoding uncharacterized protein LOC122289254 gives MRWHKDQRVIQQDILSHPADSEVWTTFDQEHTWFPEDPRNVRLGLASDGFNPFNNLAKPYSVWPAILVPYNLPPWLCMKDPFFITSLLIPGPRSPGNEIDVYLQPLIDELIDLWDNGVDTYDVKAKETFRLHAALLWTINDFPAYGNLFGWSTKGKMACPSCKEETDSMWLPYSRKHCYMGHRRFLPPGHIWRKKKTIFNGCAEHRDPPTMYSGEDVLIQLQNIPDANFGKAIKKRKRTTEEFNWTKKSIFFQLSYWSTIKIRHNLDVMHIEKNICDNILGTLMNISGKTKDHPNARRDLSTLNIREELHLIQDGQRIRMPQACYTLYGSERTGLCNWLHGVKFPDGFASNIARCVSVSDCKISGMKSHDCHIFMQRLLPVAISGYLRQDVWLALTEQSTFFKELCARTCKKEVLARLQSDIVVILCKLEMIFPPTFFDIMVHLAYHLPREALLAGPVQYRWMYPFERYLEKFKRYVKNKAYPEGSIAEAYIHVECLNFCSMYLHDVETRFNPPECNVDEGEEGVREGLFVFSQKVRPMGFASRHQLDDDAFIKARWYVLNNCTEIGEYINEHYMQVSEEYPNNADSMHAAKFPDWFKSQIQARRADNPSEVSDDLYALACGPDPWGASYSSCITNGIRFHTKKREEHRRTQNSGVMVISEQPGSEKLEFFGRLIDILELRYMGWRRVYLFKCEWFDISDSKRGIRMKPHLTSVNMLRTAYKDDPFVLASQASQVFYLKNHSIRGEWSVVQKVIHRNVYDLPRSSLIEDDESDSSDVDAYQEDNSGDAYVSVHADDTPLQTDMHRPDVEPEDTLLVAFAFDMPITGRGRGRSRGVRGGRGRGRSQRNHSVEDTKPIPPLTAQADAFSSSYDLTEPPDCVPSTEPNDMPAIDSQSANPDGISLFF, from the exons ATGCGGTGGCACAAGGATCAGCGTGTCATTCAGCAAGATATTCTAAGtcatcctgctgactctgagGTGTGGACGACATTTGATCAAGAGCATACTTGGTTCCCAGAAGATCCAAGAAATGTCAGGCTTGGTTTAGCTAGCGATGGTTTcaacccatttaataatttggctaaaccTTATAGCGTATGGCCAGCGATTCTTGTCCCTTACAACTTACCTCCGTGGTTGTGCATGAAGGATCCATTTTTTATCACTTCACTCTTGATTCCTGGACCAagatcaccaggaaatgaaatcgATGTTTATCTTCAGCCTTTGATAGATGAATTGATTGATCTATGGGATAATGGTGTTGATACATACGATGTAAAGGCCAAAGAGACTTTCAGATTGCATGCAGCATTGCTATGGACAATCAACGACTTTCCTGCTTATGGAAACCTCTTCGggtggagtactaaggggaagatGGCATGTCCATCGTGCAAGGAAGAAACAGATTCGATGTGGTTGCCATATAGCCGAAAGCATTGTTACATGGGTCATCGCCGATTCTTGCCACCGGGCCACatctggagaaagaaaaagactatTTTTAATGGGTGTGCAGAGCATCGTGATCCACCTACAATGTATTCAGGAGAAGATGTACTCATTCAACTCCAAAATATTCCTGATGCAAATTTTGGCAAagctataaagaaaagaaagcgtaCCACAGAGGAGTTCAATTGGACCAAGAAAAGTATCTTCTTTCAATTGTCATATTGGTCGACTATAAAGAttagacataatctagatgtaATGCACATTGAGAAGAACATATGTGACAACATCTTAGGAACTTTGATGAATATCTCTGGCAAAACTAAAGATCATCCTAATGCACGTCGTGACCTTTCCACTCTCAATATAAGGGAGGAGTTACACCTTATTCAGGATGGACAACGCATTCGTATGCCACAAGCATGTTATACGTTGTATGGATCTGAGCGGACTGGTTTATGTAATTGGTTGCACGGTGTGAAATTCCCGGATGGCTTCGCTTCAAACATTGCCAGATGTGTTAGTGTAAGTGACTGCAAAATCTCGgggatgaaaagtcatgattgccaTATTTTCATGCAAAGATTACTTCCTGTTGCAATTTCTGGATACTTACGCCAAGATGTATGGTTGGCACTAACTGAGCAAAGCACTTTCTTCAAAGAATTGTGTGCTAGAACATGTAAGAAGGAGGTCTTAGCGCGGCTTCAATCTGATATCGTCGTTATTCTTTGcaagcttgagatgatttttccgCCTACCTTTTTCGACATAATGGTGCACTTAGCCTATCACTTGCCACGTGAGGCCCTGCTTGCAGGGCCagttcaatataggtggatgtatcctttcGAGAGATATCTCGAAAAATTCAAgagatatgttaagaataaggcCTACCCGGAAGGTTCAATAGCTGAGGCCTATATCCATGTTGAATGCTTGAATTTTTGTTCCATGTACCTCCATGATGTTGAAACTAGATTCAATCCTCCTGAATGTAACGTCGATGAAGGAGAAGAGGGTGTACGAGAGGGACTATTTGTTTTTTCACAGAAGGTGCGACCCATGGGTTTTGCATCACGTCACCAATTAGACGATGATGCTTTTATAAAAGCCAGATGGTATGTTCTTAATAACTGCACAGAGATTGGAGAATACATAAA TGAGCACTACATGCAAGTGAGTGAAGAGTATCCCAATAATGCCGATAGTATGCATGCTGCAAAATTTCCAGACTGGTTCAAGTCACAA ATTCAAGCTAGGCGTGCTGATAATCCCTCAGAAGTTTCGGATGATCTATATGCCTTAGCATGTGGTCCTGACCCTTGGGGTGCGTCCTATTCTAGTTGCATAACCAACGGTATAAGATTTCACACAAAAAAACGGGAAGAACATCGTCGCACCCAAAACTCCGGTGTCATGGTCATTAGTGAACAACCAGGATCTGAAAAACTTGAGTTCTTTGGTAGACTAATAGACATTTTGGAATTACGCTACATGGGGTGGCGTCGTGTTTACTTATTCAAATGTGAATGGTTTGACATCTCTGATTCCAAACGAGGGATACGTATGAAACCACATCTTACTAGTGTGAATATGTTGCGGACAGCTTATAAGGACGATCCATTTGTTTTGGCATCCCAAGCATCACAGGTATTTTACCTAAAAAATCACAGCATCCGGGGGGAATGGTCTGTAGTCCAAAAGGTCATACATAGAAATGTCTATGACCTTCCACGATCATCCCTTATTGAAGATGATGAATCTGATTCTAGTGACGTTGATGCATACCAAGAGGATAATTCTGGTGATGCTTACGTGAGTGTCCATGCTGATGACACCCCATTGCAAACAGACATGCACAGGCCGGATGTTGAACCGGA GGATACTCTATTGGTTGCCTTCGCCTTCGATATGCCAATCACTGGAAGAGGTAGAGGTCGATCACGGGGAGTCAGGGGTGGCCGAGGCCgaggtagatctcaaagaaACCATTCAGTTGAGGATACAAAACCCATTCCTCCCCTTACTGCCCAAGCTGATGCATTCTCAAGCTCATATGACTTAACTGAGCCACCTGATTGCGTCCCGAGCACAGAACCCAATGACATGCCAGCAATTGATTCACAGAGTGCAAACCCGGATGGTATATCTCTATTTTTCTGA